In Drosophila suzukii unplaced genomic scaffold, CBGP_Dsuzu_IsoJpt1.0 scf_10, whole genome shotgun sequence, the sequence CAAAGAATTTTGTACAACAAACGGGATCGAGTTGCGTACAACTCCTCCATATTGGCCACAAGCGAACGGCGAGGTGGAGAATATGAATAAATCGCTGGTTAAACGTCTCAAAATCGCATATGCGAGTAGAAGTAACAATAAGAAGGAGTTGCAAAAGTTCGTTCTTATGTATAATGTAACACCGCATAGTACAACGGGTGCAGCTCCAACCCAGCTGATGTACAATCGGACGATTCGAGATAAAATTCCCGGAATTGAGGATATTTTGGATCAGGATGTGGACTCGGAGGAAAGAGATAAGGACATGTGCCAGAAAGAAAAAGGGAAGAAGGTAGCAGATGCAGCTAGAGGAGCAAAAGATATTCAATTAACTGTAGGTGACAGGGttctaattaaaaatgttattatcCCCCACAAGCTAACACCAACGTTCGATCCAACGGTTTACGAGGTGACCAGCAGAGACGGTGATGTGGTCCAGGTAACCGGAAATGGGAAGTCGTATACCAGGAACGCCAGTCACCTCAAGAAAGTCGAATCCTCTGCTGCAGTTCAGCCAGAGAAGGGCCAGTCCCCGAAAAGGACTGATGAATCATTCCCGGCCAAACCAATTGACGCGGAGCTCACCTCACAGATGCCACAGGGAGGTCTAAAACTGCGTCtgaaaaaaaaaggagagaTGTGGGAACCCGTGTCAGCTGATCGGGATTCGAGCCCAACACTGGATACATAAACTCACCACGACGCGTGTTGAATCGCGTCGTATGTTGAGTTCAAGAAGGAGTCGACGATAAGCAACGAAAGCGAGCGGTAGCGAGCAATAGCGACTGTTTaataaaagttattaaaactACTATACACGTGTTATTACTGGAGTATTACACTTATTAATGTAGCTTTTGAAAGCGTTGAGGATCAAAATATTTCTGAGAAGCTATGGGACGTTCCCGATCGCAAAACTGCACTGCTATCTATCAATGAACTAAAGCAACTTTGTCCCAAGAGGTGCTGGAAACTCTTAGAAGTTAATGTAACCCGTCGGGAATTGGACCAGACTCTTACAACACGTATCAGGCACCTAATATATCCACTTGAAACAGTTTTAGATGAGAGTCTCGGTTGTGCCTTTTGGTTTGCTTCGCATTGCGATAGCTCTACTGCCAGAGTCGCCCTAATTGGTAGTGGGGCAGATGAATTATTTGGTGGGTATGCCCGCCATCGCAAGAGCTTCAAGCATTGCCAGGGCAGCGCCACAGAACGCCAGCTTGCCGTGCACAACGAACTTGAAATGGACTGGCAACGAATACCTGCCCGGAATTTAGCCAGAGACGACCGAGTTATTGCAGATAATGGTAAAACGGCTAGATCCCCATTTATCGAGGAGAACGTTGTTAAATTTATTAGATCTTTAGAAGTGTACCAAAAATGTTGCTTTTGTTTCCCCGAAGGTGTCGGTGATAAATTGCTTCTAAGACTATATGGCTATCAAATAGGACTGCGAGGCGTAGTATTGCTTAAGAAACGAGCTATTCAGTTCGGATCACGAAttgcaaacaaaaaacataaagCTGTTCACCAGTCGGATACTCTTAAACAAAAGCTGGCAACAAAAGTAAACATAAGCCATgaattttcttaattaattaaatataaaaaacacggtttaaaaaggttaatttttttaattttgcgccAGATTAATTAACGGAAACCACACCCACCATTGGGGTTTCttaacacattttttttgtatcttagCAACTTCTACAACAACTGCAGAAAGAAAACCACCATTGTAACCTGTTATTATACCTgctactcgtagagtaaaagggtattttGTATTCGGGGAAAAGTTCGTGACAGGTAAAAGGTAGCGTtttcaagcccataaagtatataaatttgtcGGAGAATTAAAGTCATCTCCATGCAGGTCGTCATTGTTGGACGCTTGATCTTTCGGCTTCTGGTGTTCCGTGTCTCAATTCTGGCGGATGCAGCTCTTCTTCAGTCTTCGTTGCCTTTGTTGCTCATTATTGTCTCTTAGATACACTCGCATGACAACCTCACGCCACGATAAAAACCAGAAGGACACGAGAGAGCAGATCTATCAACGCATACAAAGTCTGCCAGCAGAACCCATGGTCAGACCTTATCGAAATGCTGCATTACTTCCTCTCCGACATATCCTTTATCAGGATCCcttatacctgttactcgtagagtaaaagggtatattgtatTCGGGGAAGCGTTTTCGAGGCCATAAAGtacactggtcggcataagtattttgacaaaacaaaagttaaatatactcataatttgaacttacttcttgtaaactttGACATCAATAGAAAGgtaaataatagtaactgaaaaaagaatttctcaaaaatcattttgcttatattttgtATGATTTTTTATAGGTAAAAATGTCGGAAAAACTTgtatgaaaaaagaaaaacagctCAAATGAATGTttctaaacattttcaaaaaatcataaaaaatataagcaaactgattttttttactattatttttgtttaaagaaactgcaacaaaaaatggaaaaaaaatttaaaacgtAGATTTTTACACAAGTTCGACCTTTTTAATAAGTACTGAAcgggttaaaaaaaaatgtattgtatAATTTAAACTGCacttaaattacctttccattgatgccaaagtgtACAAaaagtaagttcaaattataagtatactttacttttgtttcgtcaaaatacttatgccgaccagtgtatAAGTTAACTAAAGGCAACCGGACTGAGAGTCAATGTCCGAAGATTAAGCGCTGGCCAAATTGCTGACACTGCATTTTACTGGACGCTCCTGCGTACTGGCGTCGATACTTTTGCGGGACATCTTCTgcaacaacatcggcagctGCTTGCCTGTCTCACTGCGCTATCATCAACTTGCTCCTCTCTACCGTTGCACCAACAAgaacatcagccggagcttttgttgtccgctttGTGCcacattcgccgtccgcctggctctaatatcggcgcgctccaCGGAGTTGCGCTTACGTCATCTTCCGTCGCTCTCCTGACGCtccatcaacaacatcagccggagctcttgttgtccgctttgcgcgacattcgccgtcctCCTGGCcctaatatcggcgcgctcctcggagttgcgctttCATTATCTTCCTTCTCTCTCCCGAAGTACCTAGAACATCTGGATTCTTACTCTTCATCGCCTAATAGATATGCGCTCGACGCTTTTGACGTTCGACTTTCTAAAACAACTTTTCTCGACACATTTGGCTGGATGGCGAACCTCTCAGAGTGCTCTCTGGAGATGCTCtcgccatcaacaacaacaatggcatTTTACTGTGgcattttttaagaaattataaGCTACAGCTGTTCAGCTCAGCTCTTATGGAATGGTAGATATTGGGTGAGCTCGGTGGGAATGGGAGTCTAACATTTGTCAAAGGCGCATCCATCCCCCAATTTGGCAAGCATTTTTGGAAAGAAATTGAATGGAAGGAAATTGTTATAAACACTTAAAAGGGTCTTAACGGTTATAGATTGTGGAAACTATAGTCCCTATTCTCTAGGTCCTATGCACTATATTTTCACGACGGAATGGAAATCTCACTCTTGataaattttccaatttaaaaaaaaaaacgctaAAAACGTACCACATGCAAGCCCtcaagttgtatttgttttgcgTTGCTGCCACGAATGGCGGAAATGCCAACTGTTTCACACGAAGTGCTATGTTGGAAGAGGCTATTAGCGCTGAAATTGTTTCTGCGGCAAGcctgatataaatatttgtatatatttctcacATCTCTAATGGATATTATTAGAAGTGGTTACAGATATATCAATGTGTGGAATATTTTGCTCAATTTTGCATAATGTTGGATTACATTCACTTAAGATTCCAAACGCACTGAAAGAAATTCTGAGAAATCGTGGCCCTGATGTGCAAGACGAAATAATCGTAGATTATGATGCTggacaaataattttttccgGCAACGTATTATGGCAACAGGGGGAAAGTATTCAAAAACAACCCGTGGTTACCAATGACTTCATATTCCTCTTTAATGGAGACATTTACAATTTACCAAAGCCAGAGTCGATGTCTGATACGTCTTGGATAGCGAGCAAAATATCAGAATGccgaaataatgaaaataagCTACTGCAGCTGTTGAAGAAATGGGAGGGACCTCattgttttataatttatgaCAAACGAGATCAAATACTTTATTTCTCTCGCGATGCACTGGGAAGAAATTCGTTAATTATTGAACGCATTCCGAAGGGTTTACATTTATTGAGCACATCCCACTGTTTTGAAAATGATAAATTATCATTGGAACTGCCACCACTGGGCCTTTATAAAGTTAACATTAACGATCTTACTTCATGCATATTGCACCCGTGGCAGCCTctaaataattattgtgttGAGCTATTAAGCAGACTTGACCAATTAGTTGGCTGGAAAACTACAGTGGAGAGTCCAATGTCCCCAGAGTGGATGTTAAAAAGTAAGCTCACATTTGATTAAGACTtctataaatatacatataccgACAGTCATGTAGACCTTTACAACAAACTAATTAGTCATCCACAAATCAAGGAGTCAGTAGCGACACTCCATAAACTGCTATCCAACTCGGTAAGAAATCGGGTTACAAACAAGGCCCCACTTTGCCGCCTTTGCTTGGAAAAAATGACAACTTTATGCGAACATGCCAAGTTGTGTATATTATTTTCGGGTGGCATCGACTGCACAATCTTGGCCTTGCTAGCTAACGAATTTGTAGCACAAAATGAACCGATAGAGCTTATTAATGTAGCTTTTGAAAGCGTTGAGGATCAAAATATTTCTGAGAAGCTATGGGACGTTCCCGATCGCAAAACTGCACTGCTATCTATCAATGAACTAAAGCAACTTTGTCCCAAGAGGTGCTGGAAACTCTTAGAAGTTAATGTAACCCGTCGGGAATTGGACCAGACTCTTACAACACGTATCAGGCACCTAATATATCCACTTGAAACAGTTTTAGATGAGAGTCTCGGTTGTGCCTTTTGGTTTGCTTCGCATTGCGATAGCTCTACTGCCAGAGTCGCCCTAATTGGTAGTGGGGCAGATGAATTATTTGGTGGGTATGCCCGCCATCGCAAGAGCTTCAAGCATTGCCAGGGCAGCGCCACAGAACGCCAGCTTGCCGTGCACAACGAACTTGAAATGGACTGGCAACGAATACCTGCCCGGAATTTAGCCAGAGACGACCGAGTTATTGCAGATAATGGTAAAACGGCTAGATCCCCATTTATCGAGGAGAACGTTGTTAAATTTATTAGATCTTTAGAAGTGTACCAAAAATGTTGCTTTTGTTTCCCCGAAGGTGTCGGTGATAAATTGCTTCTAAGACTATATGGCTATCAAATAGGACTGCAAGGCGTAGTATTGCTTAAGAAACGAGCTATTCAGTTCGGATCACGAAttgcaaacaaaaaacataaagCTGTTCACCAGTCGGATACTCTTAAACAAAAGCTGGCAACAAAAGTAAACTTAAGCCATgaattttcttaattaattaaatataaaaaacacggtttaaaaaggttaatttttttaattttgcgccAGATTAATTAACGGAAACCACACCCACCATTGGGGTTttttaacacattttttttgtatcttagCAACTTCTACAACAACTGCAGAAAGAAAACCACCATTGTAACCTGTTATTATACCTgctactcgtagagtaaaagggtattttGTATTCGGGGAAAAGTTCGTGACAGGTAAAAGGTAGCGTtttcaagcccataaagtatataaatttgtcGGAGAATTAAAGTCATCTCCATGCAGGTCGTCATTGTTGGACGCTTGATCTTTCGGCTTCTGGTGTTCCGTGTCTCAATTCTGGCGGATGCAGCTCTTCTTCAGTCTTCGTTGCCTTTGTTGCTCATTATTGTCTCTTAGATACACTCGCATGACAACCTCACGCCACGATAAAAACCAGAAGGACACGAGAGAGCAGATCTATCAACGCATACAAAGTCTGCCAGCAGAACCCATGGTCAGACCTTATCGAAATGCTGCATTACTTCCTCTCCGACATATCCTTTATCAGGATCCcttatacctgttactcgtagagtaaaagggtatattgtatTCGGGGAAGCGTTTTCGAGGCCATAAAGtacactggtcggcataagtattttgacaaaacaaaagttaaatatactcataatttgaacttacttcttgtaaactttGACATCAATAGAAAGgtaaataatagtaactgaaaaaagaatttctcaaaaatcattttgcttatattttgtATGATTTTTTATAGGTAAAAATGTCGGAAAAACTTgtatgaaaaaagaaaaacagctCAAATGAATGTttctaaacattttcaaaaaatcataaaaaatataagcaaactgattttttttactattatttttgtttaaagaaactgcaacaaaaaatggaaaaaaaatttaaaacgtAGATTTTTACACAAGTTCGACCTTTTTAATAAGTACTGAAcgggttaaaaaaaaatgtattgtatAATTTAAACTGCacttaaattacctttccattgatgccaaagtgtACAAaaagtaagttcaaattataagtatactttacttttgtttcgtcaaaatacttatgccgaccagtgtatAAGTTAACTAAAGGCAACCGGACTGAGAGTCAATGTCCGAAGATTAAGCGCTGGCCAAATTGCTGACACTGCATTTTACTGGACGCTCCTGCGTACTGGCGTCGATACTTTTGCGGGACATCTTCTgcaacaacatcggcagctGCTTGCCTGTCTCACTGCGCTATCATCAACTTGCTCCTCTCTACCGTTGCACCAACAAgaacatcagccggagcttttgttgtccgctttGTGCcacattcgccgtccgcctggctctaatatcggcgcgctccaCGGAGTTGCGCTTACGTCATCTTCCGTCGCTCTCCTGACGCtccatcaacaacatcagccggagctcttgttgtccgctttgcgcgacattcgccgtcctCCTGGCcctaatatcggcgcgctcctcggagttgcgctttCATTATCTTCCTTCTCTCTCCCGAAGTACCTAGAACATCTGGATTCTTACTCTTCATCGCCTAATAGATATGCGCTCGACGCTTTTGACGTTCGACTTTCTAAAACAACTTTTCTCGACACATTTGGCTGGATGGCGAACCTCTCAGAGTGCTCTCTGGAGATGCTCtcgccatcaacaacaacaatggcatTTTACTGTGgcattttttaagaaattataaGCTACAGCTGTTCAGCTCAGCTCTTATGGAATGGTAGATATTGGGTGAGCTCGGTGGGAATGGGAGTCTAACATTTGTCAAAGGCGCATCCATCCCCCAATTTGGCAAGCATTTTTGGAAAGAAATTGAATGGAAGGAAATTGTTATAAACACTTAAAAGGGTCTTAACGGTTATAGATTGTGGAAACTATAGTCTCTATTCTCTAGGTCCTATGCACTATATTTTCACGACGGAATGGAAATCTCACTCTTGAtaaatttttcaatttaaaaaaaaaacgctaAAAACGTACCACATGCAAGCCCtcaagttgtatttgttttgcgTTGCTGCCACGAATGGCGGAAATGCCAACTGTTTCACACGAAGTGCTATGTTGGAAGAGGCTATTAGCGCTGAAATTGTTTCTGCGGCAAGcctgatataaatatttgtatatatttctcacATCTCTAATGGATATTATTAGAAGTGGTTACAGATAGATCAATGTGTGGAATATTTTGCTCAATTTTGCATAATGTTGGATTACATTCACTTAAGATTCCAAACGCACTGAAAGAAATTCTGAGAAATCGTGGCCCTGATGTGCAAGACGAAATAATCGTAGATTATGATGCTggacaaataattttttccgGCAACGTATTATGGCAACAGGGGGAAAGTATTCAAAAACAACCCGTGGTTACCAATGACATCATATTCCTCTTTAATGGAGACATTTACAATTTACCAAAGCCAGAGTCGATGTCTGATACGTCTTGGATAGCGAGCAAAATATCAGAATGccgaaataatgaaaataagCTACTGCAGCTGTTGAAGAAATGGGAGGGACCTCattgttttataatttatgaCAAACGAGATCAAATACTTTATTTCTCTCGCGATGCACTGGGAAGAAATTCGTTAATTATTGAACGCATTCCGAAGGGTTTACATTTATTGAGCACATCCCACTGTTTTGAAAATGATAAATTATCATTGGAACTGCCACCACTGGGCCTTTATAAAGTTAACATTAACGATCTTACTTCATGCATATTGCACCCGTGGCAGCCTctaaataattattgtgttGAGCTATTAAGCAGACTTGACCAATTAGTTGGCTGGAAAACTACAGTGGAGAGTCCAATGTCCCCAGAGTGGATGTTAAAAAGTAAGCTCACATTTGATTACGACTtctataaatatacatataccgACAGTCATGTAGACCTTTACAACAAACTAATTAGTCATCCACAAATCAAGGAGTCACTAGCGACACTCCATAAACTGCTATCCAACTCGGTAAGAAATCGGGTTACAAACAAGGCCCCACTTTGCCGCCTTTGCTTGGAAAAAATGACAACTTTATGCGAACATGCCAAGTTGTGTATATTATTTTCGGGTGGCATCGACTGCACCATCTTGGCCTTGCTAGCTAACGAATTTGTAGCACAAAATGAACCGATAGAGCTTATTAATGTAGCTTTTGAAAGCGTTGAGGATCAAAATATTTCTGAGAAGCTATGGGACGTTCCCGATTCGCAAAACTGCACTGCTATCTATCAATGAACTAAAGCAACTTTGTCCCAAGAGGTGCTGGAAACTCTTAGAAGTTAATGTAACCCGTCGGGAATTGGACCAGACTCTTACAACACGTATCAGGCACCTAATATATCCACTTGAAACAGTTTTAGATGAGAGTCTCGGTTGTGCCTTTTGGTTTGCTTCGCATTGCGATAGCTCTACTGCCAGAGTCGCCCTAATTGGTAGTGGGGCAGATGAATTATTTGGTGGGTATGCCCGCCATCGCAAGAGCTTCATGCATTGCCAGGGCAGCGCCACAGAACGCCAGCTTGCCGTGCACAACGAACTTGAAATGGACTGGCAACGAATACCTGCCCGGAATTTAGCCAGAGACGACCGAGTTATTGCAGATAATGGTAAAACGGCTAGATCCCCATTTATCGAGGAGAACGTTGTTAAATTTATTAGATCTTTAGAAGTGTACCAAAAATGTTGCTTTTGTTTCCCCGAAGGTGTCGGTGATAAATTGCTTCTAAGACTATATGGCTATCAAATAGGACTGCAAGGCGTAGTATTGCTTAAGAAACGAGCTATTCAGTTCGGATCACGAAttgcaaacaaaaaacataaagCTGTTCACCAGTCGGATACTCTTAAACAAAAGCTGGCAACAAAAGTAAACTTAAGCCATgaattttcttaattaattaaatataaaaaacacggcttaaaaaggttaatttttttaattttgcgccAGATTAATTAACGGAAACCACACCCACCATTGGGGTTttttaacacattttttttgtatcttagCAACTTCTACAACAACTGCAGAAAGAAAACCACCATTGTAACCTGTTATTATACCTgctactcgtagagtaaaagggtattttGTATTCGGGGAAAAGTTCGTGACAGGTAAAAGGTAGCGTtttcaagcccataaagtatataaatttgtcGGAGAATTAAAGTCATCTCCATGCAGGTCGTCATTGTTGGACGCTTGATCTTTCGGCTTCTGGTGTTCCGTGTCTCAATTCTGGCGGATGCAGCTCTTCTTCAGTCTTCGTTGCCTTTGTTGCTCATTATTGTCTCTTAGATACACTCGCATGACAACCTCACGCCACGATAAAAACCAGAAGGACACGAGAGAGCAGATCTATCAACGCATACAAAGTCTGCCAGCAGAACCCATGGTCAGACCTTATCGAAATGCTGCATTACTTCCTCTCCGACATATCCTTTATCAGGATCCcttatacctgttactcgtagagtaaaagggtatattgtatTCGGGGAAGCGTTTTCGAGGCCATAAAGtacactggtcggcataagtattttgacaaaacaaaagttaaatatactcataatttgaacttacttcttgtaaactttGACATCAATAGAAAGgtaaataatagtaactgaaaaaagaatttctcaaaaatcattttgcttatattttgtATGATTTTTTATAGGTAAAAATGTCGGAAAAACTTgtatgaaaaaagaaaaacagctCAAATGAATGTttctaaacattttcaaaaaatcataaaaaatataagcaaactgattttttttactattatttttgtttaaagaaactgcaacaaaaaatggaaaaaaaatttaaaacgtAGATTTTTACACAAGTTCGACCTTTTTAATAAGTACTGAAcgggttaaaaaaaaatgtattgtatAATTTAAACTGCacttaaattacctttccattgatgccaaagtgtACAAaaagtaagttcaaattatgagtatactttacttttgtttcgtcaaaatacttatgccgaccagtgtatAAGTTAACTAAAGGCAACCGGACTGAGAGTCAATGTCCGAAGATTAAGCGCTGGCCAAATTGCTGACACtgcattttactggaggctcCTGCGTACTGGCGTCGATACTTTTGCGGGACATCTTCTgcaacaacatcggcagctGCTTGCCTGTCTCACTGCGCTATCGTCAACTTGCTCCTCTCTTCCGTTGCACCAACAAGAACATCcgccggagcttttgttgtccgctttGTGCcacattcgccgtccgcctggctctaatatcggcgcgctccaCGGAGTTGCGCTTACGTCATCTTCCGTCGCTCTCCTGACGCtccatcaacaacatcagccggagctcttgttgtccgctttgcgcgacattcgccgtcctCCTGGCcctaatatcggcgcgctcctcggagttgcgctttCATTATCTTCCTTCTCTCTCCCGAAGTACCTAGAACATCTGGATTCTTACTCTTCATCGCCTAATAGATATGCGCTCGACGTATTTGACGTTCGACTTTCTAAAACAACTTTTCTCGACACATTTGGCTGGATGGCGAACCTCTCAGAGTGCTCTCTGGAGATGCTCtcgccatcaacaacaacaatggcatTTTACTGTGgcattttttaagaaattataaGCTACAGCTGTTCAGCTCAGCTCTTATGGAATGGTAGATATTGGGTGAGCTCGGTGGGAATGGGAGTCTAACATTTGTCAAAGGCGCATCCATCCCCCAATTTGGCAAGCATTTTTGGATAGAAATTGAATGGAAGGATATTGTTATAAACACTTAAAAGGGTCTTAACGGTTATAGATTGTGGAAACTATAGTCCCTATTCTCTAGGTTCTATGCACTATATTTTCACGACGGAATGGAAATCTCACTCTTGataaattttccaatttaaaaaaaaaaacgctaAAAACGTACCACATGCAAGCCCtcaagttgtatttgttttgcgTTGCTGCCACGAATGGCGGAAATGCCAACTGTTTCACACGAAGTGCTATGTTGGAAGAGGCTATTAGCGCTGAAATTGTTTCTGCGGCAAGcctgatataaatatttgtatatatttctcacATCTCTAATGGATATTATTAGAAGTGGTTACAGATAGATCAATGTGTGGAATATTTTGCTCAATTTTGCATAATGTTGGATTACATTCACTTAAGATTCCAAACGCACTGAAAGAAATTCTGAGAAATCGTGGCCCTGATGTGCAAGACGAAATAATCGTAGATTATGATGCTggacaaataattttttctgGCAACGTATTATGGCAACAGGGGGAAAGTATTCAAAAACAACCCGTGGTTACCAATGACTTCATATTCCTCTTTAATGGGTACATTTACAATTTACCAAAGCCAGAGTCGATGTCTGATACGTCTTGGATAGCGAGCAAAATATCAGAATGccgaaataatgaaaataagCTACTGCAGCTGTTGAAGAAATGGGAGGGACCTCattgttttataatttatgaCAAACGAGATCAAATACTTTATTTCTCTCGCGATGCACTGGGAAGAAATTCGTTAATTATTGAACGCATTCCGAAGGGTTTACATTTATTGAGCACATCCCACTGTTTTGAAAATGATAAATTATCATTGGAACTGCCACCACTGGGCCTTTATAAAGTTAACATTAACGATCTTACTTCATGCATATTGCACCCGTGGCAGCCTctaaataattattgtgttGAGCTATTAAGCAGACTTGACCAATTAGTTGGCTGGAAAACTACAGTGGAGAGTCCAATGTCCCCAGAGTGGATGTTAAAAAGTAAGCTCACATTTGATTACGACTtctataaatatacatataccgACAGTCATGTAGACCTTTACAACAAACTAATTAGTCATCCACAAATCAAGGAGTCACTAGCGACACTCCATAAACTGCTATCCAACTCGGTAAGAAATCGGGTTACAAACAAGGCCCCACTTTGCCGCCTTTGCTTGGAAAAAATGACAACTTTATGCGAACATGCCAAGTTGTGTATATTATTTTCGGGTGGCATCGACTGCACCATCTTGGCCTTGCTAGCTAACGAATTTGTAGCACAAAATGAACCGATAGAGCTTATTAATGTAGCTTTTGAAAGCGTTGAGGATCAAAATATTTCTGAGAAGCTATGGGACGTTCCCGAT encodes:
- the LOC118879106 gene encoding asparagine synthetase domain-containing protein CG17486-like produces the protein MCGIFCSILHNVGLHSLKIPNALKEILRNRGPDVQDEIIVDYDAGQIIFSGNVLWQQGESIQKQPVVTNDFIFLFNGYIYNLPKPESMSDTSWIASKISECRNNENKLLQLLKKWEGPHCFIIYDKRDQILYFSRDALGRNSLIIERIPKGLHLLSTSHCFENDKLSLELPPLGLYKVNINDLTSCILHPWQPLNNYCVELLSRLDQLVGWKTTVESPMSPEWMLKSKLTFDYDFYKYTYTDSHVDLYNKLISHPQIKESLATLHKLLSNSVRNRVTNKAPLCRLCLEKMTTLCEHAKLCILFSGGIDCTILALLANEFVAQNEPIELINVAFESVEDQNISEKLWDVPDRKTALLSINELKQLCPKRCWKLLEVNVTRRELDQTLTTRIRHLIYPLETVLDESLGCAFWFASHCDSSTARVALIGSGADELFGGYARHRKSFKHCQGSATERQLAVHNELERIPARNLARDFIRSLEVYQKCCFCFPEGVGDKLLLRLYGYQIGLQGVVLLKKRAIQFGSRIANKKHKAVHQSDTLKQKLATKVNLSHEFS